A single Phalacrocorax aristotelis chromosome 18, bGulAri2.1, whole genome shotgun sequence DNA region contains:
- the PIGW gene encoding glucosaminyl-phosphatidylinositol-acyltransferase PIGW — protein sequence MSQKHLKEAFISNLNGTSLLEISLGLSVAPLCLLCRGLLLILYYLHYGKRLSSRTYSLLLDFLVLVSPLLFSYTVLSPVAFLTPTIIAAFCAGIFSKIYSRRKQKTSVPFRQMVKDFQETYLDPEYIPAITVFRVYVNVLTSISILAVDFPQYPRRYAKAETYGTGVMDLGVGAFIFANALVCPEVRQKSYVTQPKFSNLGRQIFSVWPLIFLGVGRLLSVKSIDYHEHTSEYGVHWNFFFTLAFVRLAASLLLAIFPINKSWVVALNLAVLYQLILNTTSLKTFILHGSDGRDTRVGFLNANREGLLSLFGYLAIYMASVQVGLCLQKCRNSVKGWTEAACFFLLTVFVLFVFLHVSQAYADPVSRRMANLSYCIWVVAHCLAFFSCSVVTDLMLVFTKLLVKGSSVPCCWNVVKPPSTSTKHATEASPIGREGKPSHVCLISAINKNQLLFFLLANVMTGTVNMLIDTISSKAAFTLCVLHLYMFFNCLIMHILHAKNIVLKFW from the coding sequence atgtcacaaaaacacctgaaagaagCCTTTATCAGCAACTTAAATGGAACTAGTTTGCTGGAAATTTCCCTAGGCTTGTCTGTAGCCCCGCTCTGCCTGCTTTGCAGAGGTCTCCTCTTGATTTTGTATTACCTGCACTATGGGAAACGATTAAGTTCAAGGACATACAGCCTGCTGCTAGACTTCCTTGTGCTAGTATCTCCTCTCCTGTTCTCCTACACCGTCTTGTCTCCAGTCGCCTTTTTGACACCAACTATCATTGCAGCCTTCTGTGCCGggatattttctaaaatatacagccgaagaaaacagaagaccaGCGTGCCTTTTAGGCAAATGGTAAAAGACTTCCAGGAGACATACTTGGATCCAGAATACATTCCAGCAATAACTGTGTTTCGCGTTTATGTCAACGTGTTGACATCAATCAGCATTTTAGCAGTGGATTTCCCGCAGTATCCAAGGCGATACGCCAAAGCCGAGACCTATGGAACAGGAGTTATGGATCTGGGGGTtggagcttttatttttgctaatgCTCTCGTTTGTCCTGAGGTTAGACAAAAGTCTTACGTGACGCAACCAAAATTTTCCAATCTGGGCAGGCAGATCTTTTCCGTTTGGCCGTTGATTTTTCTTGGCGTTGGACGACTGCTTAGTGTTAAATCCATAGACTATCACGAACATACATCCGAGTACGGAGTGCACtggaattttttctttaccttaGCATTTGTGAGGCTCGCAGCATCTCTACTTTTAGCCATATTTCCAATAAATAAATCTTGGGTTGTTGCTTTAAATCTCGCGGTACTTTATCAGCTTATTCTTAACACTACCTCTCTGAAGACGTTTATCCTGCATGGGAGCGACGGCAGAGATACTAGGGTTGGCTTTTTAAATGCCAACAGGGAAGGACTGCTCTCTCTTTTTGGATATCTAGCCATATATATGGCGAGCGTCCAAGTGGGACTCTGTCTGCAGAAGTGCAGAAACTCTGTCAAAGGCTGGACTGAAGCAGCCTGTTTCTTCCTGCTGACAGTTTTCGTGctctttgtatttcttcatgTGTCGCAAGCGTACGCGGACCCCGTCTCCCGCCGGATGGCGAACCTATCCTACTGCATATGGGTGGTTGCTCACTGTCTGGCTTTCTTCAGCTGTAGTGTAGTGACTGATCTCATGTTGGTGTTCACAAAGCTTCTGGTGAAGGGGTCCAGCGTGCCCTGTTGCTGGAACGTTGTAAAGCCCCCCAGTACCAGTACAAAGCACGCGACAGAGGCCTCGCCTATCGGCAGGGAAGGCAAACCTTCGCACGTTTGCCTGATTAGTGCTATTAATAAAAACCAATTACTATTTTTCTTGCTAGCAAATGTTATGACTGGTACTGTGAATATGCTGATAGATACAATCAGCAGCAAGGCTGCATTTACGTTATGTGTACTGCACTTGTATAtgttttttaactgtttaaTTATGCACATACTGCATGCCAAAAATATAGTATTAAAGTTTTGGTGA